A DNA window from Methanobacterium sp. contains the following coding sequences:
- a CDS encoding glutamate synthase-related protein — protein sequence MKQILLTNPENCDGCNECVEACSKVNGGSGLFLHKMTEGYQAIVCQQCINPSCIKGCFRDAIYRENGVVKIDQDKCIGCRLCVLMCPIGSITYTENMMLKCEQQCTVSNGGRPVCVDACESKCLKAVDVKDVAAGVQKGFEMSGNSTTSSLTPYSSSDLANATQGLCVFCGTCEIVCPTDAIQIIDNHAEIDKSRCIMCGSCFAACPVLIPSGAGSIWDPRTIADIRFTSKAGKYVLRGFGTERSLPNFDDIVILPAQASIAPVDKYREACNTGVVLGTRYAEEPLVLDTPILIAGMSFGALSKECKVAFAKGTSLVGSCANTGEGGMLPEEREEADKLIVQYSSGRFGVSVDYLNAGDAIEVKIGQGAKPGMGGHLLAEKVSPEVAQIRGIPIGTDALSPCRFLDATREGDLAKHIELIREVTDWRVPIIVKLGPGRVDEDVKIAAEAGADIISVDGMEGGTGAAPEVVIEHTGVPTLASLVQAVNGLKEIGMKDEIDLIITGGIRSGADVAKAMAMGADAAYIGTGAMIAAGCRACRMCYTGKCPVGVATQDPILRERMNVDLSAERVGNYIKSMTEETKMLAQLAGHNDIRNFSMDDLRALNTNIAEITGIKLIGT from the coding sequence ATGAAGCAAATTCTTTTAACCAATCCTGAAAACTGTGATGGGTGCAATGAATGTGTAGAAGCGTGTTCTAAAGTTAACGGGGGAAGTGGATTATTTTTGCACAAAATGACCGAGGGATACCAAGCTATTGTCTGTCAACAGTGTATTAATCCTTCCTGTATTAAGGGCTGTTTTAGGGACGCTATATACCGTGAAAATGGTGTTGTAAAAATTGACCAAGATAAATGTATAGGATGCAGGTTGTGCGTATTAATGTGCCCTATTGGGAGTATAACCTACACTGAGAACATGATGTTAAAATGTGAACAGCAGTGCACTGTTTCTAATGGCGGAAGACCAGTATGTGTTGACGCATGCGAGTCTAAATGTTTAAAAGCAGTAGATGTAAAAGATGTAGCTGCAGGAGTCCAAAAAGGGTTTGAAATGAGTGGGAACTCAACTACATCTTCATTAACTCCTTATTCATCATCAGATCTTGCTAATGCAACACAGGGACTCTGTGTATTCTGTGGAACATGTGAAATTGTCTGCCCCACAGATGCAATCCAAATAATTGATAACCATGCAGAAATTGATAAATCTAGATGTATAATGTGCGGGTCGTGTTTTGCAGCATGTCCTGTTTTGATACCAAGTGGTGCTGGAAGTATATGGGATCCCAGAACCATTGCAGATATAAGATTCACTTCTAAAGCTGGAAAATATGTATTGCGAGGTTTTGGAACTGAAAGAAGCCTCCCTAATTTTGATGATATTGTAATTCTCCCAGCTCAAGCATCTATTGCTCCTGTAGATAAATATAGGGAGGCTTGTAATACTGGAGTTGTTCTTGGAACTCGTTATGCAGAAGAACCTTTGGTTTTAGATACTCCTATCTTAATTGCAGGAATGTCTTTTGGTGCACTAAGCAAAGAATGCAAAGTGGCATTTGCTAAGGGTACTTCACTTGTAGGATCATGTGCAAACACTGGAGAAGGTGGAATGCTCCCTGAAGAGAGAGAAGAAGCAGATAAACTAATTGTTCAATATTCATCAGGTAGATTTGGAGTTTCAGTTGATTATCTAAATGCGGGTGATGCTATCGAAGTGAAAATAGGTCAAGGGGCAAAACCTGGAATGGGAGGTCATCTCCTTGCTGAAAAAGTAAGCCCAGAAGTAGCCCAGATAAGGGGCATACCCATTGGAACTGATGCTTTAAGTCCATGTAGATTTCTTGATGCGACCAGGGAGGGGGACCTTGCAAAACACATTGAACTGATTAGAGAAGTGACAGACTGGCGCGTTCCAATAATAGTTAAACTCGGACCTGGAAGAGTTGATGAAGATGTCAAAATTGCTGCAGAAGCTGGAGCAGATATCATTTCAGTCGATGGAATGGAAGGAGGAACTGGTGCTGCCCCTGAAGTAGTTATTGAACATACTGGAGTTCCCACACTTGCTTCACTTGTTCAAGCTGTAAATGGCCTTAAAGAAATTGGAATGAAGGATGAAATAGACCTTATAATTACGGGAGGAATAAGAAGCGGTGCTGATGTGGCTAAAGCTATGGCCATGGGGGCTGATGCAGCATACATTGGAACAGGGGCGATGATCGCTGCAGGATGCCGTGCATGCCGTATGTGTTATACTGGAAAATGTCCTGTAGGCGTGGCAACCCAAGATCCTATTTTAAGAGAAAGAATGAACGTTGATTTGTCTGCAGAAAGGGTTGGAAATTACATAAAATCTATGACTGAAGAAACAAAAATGCTGGCGCAATTAGCAGGTCACAATGATATACGCAACTTCTCTATGGATGATCTACGAGCATTGAATACAAATATAGCAGAAATAACTGGAATTAAACTTATAGGTACATAA